A single region of the Rhodococcus sp. W8901 genome encodes:
- a CDS encoding amidase has translation MSAVGGGSRSGLTRRGFLGAAALGAAGAASVTAVAAAAPGVAAARSTVRRSAPAQGLPAPGSITATDPALLSAVEAASLLQSGTLHPRELLDACLNRSAAFDGATGGWVRIYPEMAYEAADAAAQRLSGKGRAAVGDAPLVCGLPLALKDLFAVAGLPLTASSKVLEGNIAAGDSTAWTRLRDAGMVLMGHAHTDEFAIGVATEQVGNPWNTEYSPGGSSGGSAAVLAARFVPLATGTDTGGSLRLPASACGITSIKPTFGRCSTRGVIPLTWTRDHAGPMGRSVADAALLLGFMAGADPDDPTTTVGPDVPAGGYPIAAKGGPTPLSGKRFGVARRSVDALPAPLGTLFAEYLDLIGRLGGSFVDVALPIAGPDLLTGDSAEMGSYHKQFADKLGSYRLDNNVTVAGALAALAVPSIDYMTAARNRLVYQHEYNRMFADNDLDAVLVPGSKVDGSKRLEIAGVSVFGGTTGDVRWANLTGAPVICTPAGRSAATGLPFGVQIGGRPWDETALIEIALELQAARPDWTEAPPVAPAPRQIPQVRVTTPGPGPDPTNTANIGFGFHFLPTTSTVAI, from the coding sequence ATGAGTGCAGTGGGGGGCGGATCGCGGTCCGGGCTGACACGACGGGGCTTCCTGGGCGCGGCCGCGCTCGGTGCGGCAGGCGCGGCGAGCGTGACGGCGGTGGCGGCGGCGGCCCCCGGGGTGGCCGCGGCGCGATCCACCGTCCGCCGCAGTGCCCCCGCGCAGGGTCTTCCCGCACCCGGATCCATCACGGCGACGGATCCCGCGCTGCTCAGCGCGGTGGAGGCCGCCAGCCTCCTGCAGTCCGGCACGCTGCATCCCCGAGAGTTGCTCGACGCCTGCCTGAACCGCAGCGCCGCCTTCGACGGCGCGACCGGCGGCTGGGTGCGGATCTATCCCGAGATGGCGTACGAGGCAGCCGATGCTGCGGCGCAGCGACTGTCGGGCAAGGGCCGCGCCGCCGTCGGCGACGCCCCGCTGGTGTGCGGGTTGCCGCTGGCTCTCAAGGACCTGTTCGCGGTCGCGGGCCTGCCGCTGACGGCGTCGAGCAAGGTTCTCGAGGGCAACATCGCCGCCGGTGACTCTACGGCGTGGACGCGCCTGCGCGACGCGGGCATGGTGTTGATGGGTCACGCGCACACCGACGAGTTCGCGATCGGCGTCGCCACCGAACAGGTGGGCAACCCGTGGAACACCGAGTACTCACCGGGCGGATCGTCGGGCGGCAGCGCGGCCGTCCTCGCGGCGCGTTTCGTCCCGCTCGCAACCGGCACCGACACGGGCGGTTCGCTCCGTCTGCCGGCGAGCGCGTGCGGGATCACGTCGATCAAACCGACGTTCGGCCGGTGCAGCACCCGCGGCGTCATTCCGTTGACGTGGACCCGCGACCACGCCGGACCGATGGGCCGCAGCGTCGCCGACGCCGCACTACTCCTCGGCTTCATGGCGGGCGCGGATCCCGACGATCCGACGACGACGGTCGGCCCCGACGTCCCGGCCGGCGGCTACCCGATCGCCGCGAAGGGCGGCCCGACACCGCTGTCGGGCAAGCGGTTCGGTGTGGCCCGACGCAGTGTCGATGCGCTGCCCGCACCACTCGGCACACTGTTCGCGGAGTACCTCGATCTCATCGGACGCCTCGGCGGCAGCTTCGTCGACGTCGCGCTGCCGATCGCCGGCCCGGACCTGTTGACCGGCGACTCCGCCGAGATGGGCAGCTACCACAAACAGTTCGCCGACAAGCTGGGCTCCTACCGCCTCGACAACAACGTGACCGTCGCCGGCGCCCTGGCGGCACTGGCGGTTCCGTCGATCGACTACATGACCGCTGCCCGCAACCGACTGGTGTACCAGCACGAGTACAACCGGATGTTCGCCGACAACGACCTCGACGCCGTCCTGGTGCCGGGCTCGAAGGTGGACGGGTCCAAGCGACTCGAGATCGCGGGCGTCTCGGTGTTCGGCGGTACGACCGGGGACGTGCGGTGGGCCAACCTCACCGGCGCCCCCGTGATCTGCACGCCGGCCGGACGTTCCGCGGCCACCGGGCTGCCCTTCGGGGTCCAGATCGGCGGGCGCCCGTGGGACGAGACCGCGCTGATCGAGATCGCACTGGAACTACAGGCGGCGCGCCCCGATTGGACCGAGGCGCCCCCGGTGGCGCCGGCGCCGCGGCAGATCCCGCAGGTCCGGGTCACCACCCCCGGTCCGGGCCCCGATCCGACCAACACGGCGAACA